TTGCATAGatgcaaatataaaatatcaattTAAATACTTTGAAATTAACTTGATGCACTTATTAAAGTAAGTCTAGTAAATGattctcagtgttttttttgttttgtttttttgttttttccaatTTACATTGAACATTGctaggggaaaaaaagatatatTGCATTGAACACATGTGGATCTATACCGGGTATGTTGTCATACTATATGGGCTAAATTGATACAACAGGAACCTGCTGTTTATTGACAATAATTTGAGAAGGATAGCtttgtttaaatatgaaatactaTCTAATGTATTAAAAGATATCTTTCACATTATATCTGTATTTAAAATctataagcaatttaataccttttcagcaaaatgttaataattaagagataaaaaaataattcatgaaacagcaaaaatgaaaaagataACATGCCAAAATGTCAAACCTTTGTTTTgggcaacaaacaaacaaacaaaaaaataaatgggCACTCTGAATGCACTCTAGTTGATTGTAAATGAATGTGTTAAACTGTTTCAAAACAATTGTGACATCTACTATTTTTGTTTATACTCAccgttaaataaaaaatgtcaattcttttttttttttttatgtaatattgcagtatttattataaattatttatctgtgcacaaaTAACATCCCCTCACTCTTGCAGCGATCAATTCCTGATAGACAAAATAAAGTCctaccctacatttttttttttcttgttcaagaatcCAAGAACTCAGATATATGGCACAACAAAGAAGAAAAGACgatcacaacttccatttcacaCTGACAGTCTAGAACATTTGGAGCTGGTTTTTAAAACCAATAGGCTATACATAACCACAGCTTGATGAAACAAGCATTTTTATACAAACCTTATTGTTATAGTACGGCTCAAGAATGTAGCCAGACTAGTGTATTGTTcttttcaaataaaacacaGTTTTACTATAAGCTACCAATTGGCAGTAGGGATGAGctgaaatcattttatttcactGAGTTTTAGTGGTAGATACAGCACTGAAGCGATGCACACAGAGTCATTCAGATGTTCCTCTGGTCTGTCCCAGAGTCCCTGGATGTAAATTGATATAGTCTTGTCCTGCCCTCCCAATGGATGGAATATTGGAAAGGAGAGAGTGCAAGACACCCCAAGGCGACAGTCTGTCTGGACATCCCCATTTTTACAAGTCCCCTTGTGACTACGCCACACTCCTTACTCGCCTCCACACACGTGCACCTGAACATCTCATATACACACTGAGGATGGCATGCATAAAACATATGCCATGTACAGATACAAACATCCACATACCAGCATACAGTATGTGCACATATACATACAATGACACCAGCTGTGTGGATGGTCTAATTACAGTCAGTCTCCTGGTTTGTAAGCTGTGGTGTCCATGTCTGATACACACATAATCAGCATAGGCTCATTGGGAAAAAAACGTGCCTCTGCCTAGATTTTTgcaaaactagcaaaaaacaacaaaaacgtacCTACACATATAATTTACTGcatttccagctgaaatgaacactagtggcaGTTAAACACTAACCATTTTTACTCCTttacacacaaattatgattacggGGGTagataaagacttattttcatATGGTTCACAATGCTATCCCTGCTGGAAAATATAGCATTGCTGGTCATCAGCATAAGGTATGTTCTGCATGCTGGGACCGGCATTggatgctggtttgctggtccccAACATGGGAAGCAGGAGTGCTGGTGGACCAGCAACACCAGCTCAGTTTTGCTTGAGAACAGCATGACTATGTCTGTCCACCAGCTACACCAGCATTATACCAGCtctaaccagcataaaccagcctggacaAACATGGAATTTATGCTGGGTTATGtaggatttttcagcagggatatTATGCCCTTAAAACACTTTAccattaataatacattttcacatcacataaccagctccgTATTTATGGATTTTCTAGAATAACAAGGTTGCTCAGTAGTTTACCTGGTACAGCACTGCACTTGTGATGCGGAGCACTCGGGTGCGAGTCCTGTGAAACACGAGTCACAATAAAAGAGCTCAATGAGTGCATTTACATGCACCCTCGTAATGCGATTATAATGGGATTTTGGCAATATTGCAATTAAACTTTTCCTCATGTAAATGCAAAACTTTAATTAAAGTAATGTGATTAAGCTCATAATCGTAGTAAACATGTAAGCATTCGTGTTTTTGGCAATTAtggcaaaaacagaaaaaaaaaaaaaaatgctggagtTTGCTTTAAAAACGGctgtaaaaaagcaaaaatgaagGTATCCTTATGTAAACATAATGTCTAatgttaaagtttatttttatgtatgacATAAGGCAGCTCCACGCTACGCTCGTTGGAAGCAGGATTTGCCACCATCTCTTGAAAAtgacgttaaagggttagttcacgcaaaaatgaaaataatgtaatttattacttaccctcatgccgttccacacccgtaagaccttcattcatcttcggaacacaaattaagatatttttgttgaaatccgatggctcaatgaggcctgcatagccagcaatgacatttcctctctcaagatccattaatgtactaaaaacatatttaaatcagttcatcagcgtgtcgaatcagcggttcggagcgccaaagtcacgtgatttcagcagtttggcggtttgacacgcgatccgaatcatgattcgacacgctgattcattatactccgaagcttcatgaagcagtgttttgaaatcggccatcactatataagtagttatttagtttttttggcgcaccaaaaatattctaatatatataggctactacaactgatataaaatgttttaagattCATCAAGATTCACATTCATCAGTTTCGGAGAAAACTGAACAAACTTTTATCGCtactcactggacattttactttaaaagtgTCACGAAATATGCAAGAAGCAACAAACTATCtttttgcagaaatgtcaccACATGCACTTTGGTAAAAGCTATTACATGCAAGGGTCATTGGGAAAACATgtaagaatgaaaaagaaacattttttttacaaccGAGCCTTAAATTATGATCTAAATTATTTGATGTATATATCACCTGAAATTTTAGGTAACATCTATCCATTTTTTAGCATGATAAGAAATGGAATtgttttaaaaactaaatttgtacattttctcaagaaaatgtGAGAAATGCTTGCATATGCAAAATGCCACCAAAcagtaataattaaaaaaaaaatgttgcccAACTAAAGCCCCAGGTTGGAATCCCTGCTCTAGAAAatacacatgtaaatattatcaTAAACATAGATTGTGGATTGTCTCTGCTGTCAGTTGAGGCTGAACATAAAAGTGTGTGAAGCTTGTAAGCTAAAATACCTGCTTAATCCAGACAGTCACAAACACGTTTACTAATCTCTCCCACTCCCTCTGCATATCagtctctctccttctctctcaaTCATTCATCTCTGTACTGTATGCAGTGACCTGAATACTCAATATTGGTCAGCAGTCTCATTTGACCAGATGTTTTGCTTAAAACACAACATATGTGGCTGCAAACAGACATGCACTGCTTTTGCATTAAACCGTAGCTCCATTTTCACCCTATTGTATTTGTAACGTTTTGCCAGTTATGCTTTTTCTGCCCTAAAAGTGAGTCTCCTCTTAGGTCATTGGGTATACCCAACCCGATCTCAcgccaattcgtacgtattttacgaggtggctaattcatacgaattcatacgacctcactcgtacgaattcatatgttttttgctaaatcgacaaattcgtatgaattcatacgaatgacctaccccaaaccccgcccctaaacctacccgtcactgggatGACCCGTACaaattcgtacgagtgaggtcgtatgaattcatacgaattagccacctcataaaatacgtacgaattggtcgtggGATAGCGTTGGTATACCTGGTTGAAACATATGCTTTTGCAGGGTGTTGCCCATAATGATAAATTGGTCTATTTCTGGTAAACACAATGTCCAAACTTTACAAAAGTTGGAACACACATGATGATTATCTCTAAATGTTTAGCCATTTTATATCAATGTGAATGACAGAGGAAGGCTGTAATACATCTTTTTATGTCTCATAGTTTGGTTGAATAGCTGAACAtgcaataaaaaattaaatagaaatcaaTTTGTACTAACATGGTACACTTAGTGTATaacttttaatataattcattttgcaAAGAAATCTGTGATCTTCAAAATGTTTATAGATTAAATAGTACCTTTACCTTTTTATATATTCTAATGatattgaatacattttttcaacTGCCAGACATTTATGtccaattaaaacaaaatatttgaaaagataTCTCACTAACCCAATGATTTCCATggttatatatattgttttttggtACATATTTCATGTGTTGTTAGTTTTCATAAGATAGATTATTTTGAAAACTTAGCTAAGCTACTGTTGCTAAACTAAATGTTAAATTTGTAGCATTGCAACTTTTAGTTACAACACTTGTCATACAATAACTTTTTGTTGAAGAGGAAGACATGTCATACTATGTCAGTCTTTCTCACTCAAAACATACTAATACTTCATGATTAGTGCATCAGTAAATGAGGCCAGCAAGTTCAAACATCAATTAAACTGCAACTATGCAAAACAGCTTAAATAGTCAGCATGACTAAGCAATTGGACATGATTCAATTAACATGTGCTTTCATGTATGATGTTAACCTTTCACTGACTTTTATTGGAACATCATAAAAATCTATGCAAGGTATTAACTTGCTAACTagtgtgtgtttctctctctaTATCTATTTCCAGGGTGAAAGAAAACACACCACAAGTCCAAAGTCCAAATGGACTTCTGAATCGTCTTCTGTAAAGAACCATTATATTGGTTGAATTGTGCTATAAAAGGCAAGCAGAGGTGAGGAGAGCTTGCTGGTTGCATGATGGCTCCTGAAGGTATAGGGGAGCTTCGAGACTTGCTCTTCTTTCTGCTGCTGTGCTTCACACTGTTGGCTGAGCTACTGGAGATGACTGCAGCTTCTTCACAGGGATTGGATGGTGAAGGTGACATAGTGTGCCCTTCTGTGTGTCGCTGTGATGAGGACTTTATTTACTGCAACGACCGTGGATTGAGTGCAATCCCACCTCTACCACCATCTGCAACTGTCCTTTATCTTCAGAACAATCACATTGACAATGCAGGGCTTCCTCGGTCCTTGGAGCATCACACTACTGTGCGTGTTATATATCTCTATGATAACGAGCTTGATGACTTTCCCATGCATTTGCCACCTTCATTAAGAGAGCTCCACCTCCAGGACAACAACATTAGAGTGTTGCCAAGGACTGCACTTGCTAGACTTCCGCTCCTTGAAAAGTTGCATCTGGACGACAACTCTGTTTCTACAGTGAGTATTGAGGACCAAGCCTTTGCGGACAACCCTCGGTTACGTCTCCTCTTCCTTTCCAGAAACCACCTTTCCAGCATCCCATCTGGTCTTCCTGCCTCACTTGAAGAGCTCCGTTTAGATGACAACCGAATCTCTACAATTCCCACTCATGCCTTCCGAGGTTTGTCCTCTTTACGCCGCCTGGTCTTGGATGGTAATCTTTTAGCTAATCAACGCATAGCTGACGATACCTTCTCACGCCTGTCAAACTTAACAGAACTCTCCCTGGTCCGTAATTCACTTCAAACACCCCCACTTAACTTGCCCAGTGCCCATCTGCAGAGACTCTCCCTTCAGGACAATAACCTTATACACATGCCTCGGGGCTCACTGGATGGAATGCGCAGACTACAACGCCTAGATCTTTCTGGAAACAATCTGACTACCCTTCCCAGAGGATTGTTCAGGGACTTGGAGAACCTTGGGCAGCTACTTGTGCGAGGAAACCCATGGCACTGTGGGTGCAACTTGCGCTGGCTGCATGACTGGCTTGAGGCAAAGGGGAACACAATTACCGTGAGAGGCTTTATCTGCCAGACACCAGAGCGAGTCCGAGACATGGCGCTTAGAGACCTCACAAATCAGATGGATGAATGTGAGTTAGCTGGTGCTGCTGGCGGTGGAGGAGTAGGTACAGGGGTTGGCGTTGGTGGTAACAGGGTGAGCGGAGGAGCGGTGGGAGCTATTTCTACCACTCTTTCTCCCCCTCAAGGGTCCCTGTTCACTCTCAGATCCAAGCGACCAGGCCTGGGTCTTCCAGAAACAGGGTTGGACTACACATTAAGCAGCAGTGGTGTGGGCAAGAACCTAGCCCTGAATGTGAAACCCCTATCCCATGACAGCATCCGTGTTACTTGGAGTGTAGCACAAACATCTTCTTCCTTTCGATTAAGCTGGCTTCGCCTAGGAACTAGCTCTGCCATGGGGTCCATCACAGAAACTTTGGTTAGAGGTGACCGGCGAGAGTACCTTCTCACTTCCCTGCAGCCTGCTTCCAGCTACATCATCTGCATGGTGCCTCTAGTGTCTAACAGTGGAAGCAGAAGCAGTTTGCCTGGTGGTGACACAGAATCAAATGATGTTCCAGTTTGTGCCAGAACAGAAACGTCTGATCCCAGCCAGCCTGATGATGAACAAGGTGAAGACGAGAGCTCTGATCAAATGACTTCTCTTCCACTTGCGGGAATTATTGG
This Ctenopharyngodon idella isolate HZGC_01 chromosome 5, HZGC01, whole genome shotgun sequence DNA region includes the following protein-coding sequences:
- the flrt1a gene encoding leucine-rich repeat transmembrane protein FLRT1 translates to MMAPEGIGELRDLLFFLLLCFTLLAELLEMTAASSQGLDGEGDIVCPSVCRCDEDFIYCNDRGLSAIPPLPPSATVLYLQNNHIDNAGLPRSLEHHTTVRVIYLYDNELDDFPMHLPPSLRELHLQDNNIRVLPRTALARLPLLEKLHLDDNSVSTVSIEDQAFADNPRLRLLFLSRNHLSSIPSGLPASLEELRLDDNRISTIPTHAFRGLSSLRRLVLDGNLLANQRIADDTFSRLSNLTELSLVRNSLQTPPLNLPSAHLQRLSLQDNNLIHMPRGSLDGMRRLQRLDLSGNNLTTLPRGLFRDLENLGQLLVRGNPWHCGCNLRWLHDWLEAKGNTITVRGFICQTPERVRDMALRDLTNQMDECELAGAAGGGGVGTGVGVGGNRVSGGAVGAISTTLSPPQGSLFTLRSKRPGLGLPETGLDYTLSSSGVGKNLALNVKPLSHDSIRVTWSVAQTSSSFRLSWLRLGTSSAMGSITETLVRGDRREYLLTSLQPASSYIICMVPLVSNSGSRSSLPGGDTESNDVPVCARTETSDPSQPDDEQGEDESSDQMTSLPLAGIIGGATAIVSLALIIAIFCWYGHRAGHLASRDHYSHSGSRKSKHYDDYIESGTKKDNTILEIRGPGFQMTPMATRQSLQPKPVREDYIIHTIFPSNGTGLYKPSQNMTNSGYGTNRGYREGGIPDIDYSYT